One part of the Solanum dulcamara chromosome 3, daSolDulc1.2, whole genome shotgun sequence genome encodes these proteins:
- the LOC129882624 gene encoding uncharacterized protein LOC129882624: MGEKGFQTPVKKVLLWVRKQSKKVKTVLGLVTCLTLLLTLRLLIHDHNHFFILAELVHFIGILCLIYKLSTLKTCSGLSLKTQVLTAIFLAVRVFCSFIMEGDIHTILDFVTLVATLWVIHMMKFKLKSSFMADLDTMHYWYLIVPCAVAAFFIHPTTAHNFFFRVLWAFCVYLESISVLPQLHVMQNVQIIEPFTAHYVFALGAARFLGCAHWINQVYDTSGAYLYLAGRGYFWIPMVFLAEIVQTFILADFCYYYIKSVISGQLLVRLPQPV; this comes from the exons ATGGGTGAGAAGGGTTTTCAAACGCCGGTGAAGAAAGTGTTGTTGTGGGTTCGAAAGCAATCGAAGAAGGTGAAGACTGTTTTAGGTTTGGTTACATGTCTCACCTTGCTGCTTACTCTCAGATTACTCATACATGATCACAAtcacttctttattttggctgaGCTCGTTCATTTCATCGGAATCCTATGTTTGATTTACAAGTTGTCTACCCTCAAAACTTGCTCAG GCCTGTCACTGAAGACTCAAGTGCTTACGGCAATATTTCTGGCTGTAAGAGTATTTTGTAGTTTCATCATGGAAGGAGATATACACACCATTCTTGATTTTGTTACACTTGTGGCAACATTGTGGGTAATACATATGATGAAGTTCAAATTGAAGTCGTCCTTCATGGCAGATCTGGATACTATGCACTATTGGTATTTG ATTGTGCCTTGTGCCGTTGCAGCCTTTTTTATCCATCCTACTACTGCTCATAATTTCTTCTTCCGGGTTCTTTGGGCTTTTTGTGTATATCTGGAGTCTATCTCGGTGCTGCCTCAGCTTCACGTGATGCAGAATGTCCAG ATAATTGAGCCATTTACAGCTCATTATGTGTTTGCGTTGGGTGCTGCAAGATTCTTGGGCTGTGCTCATTGGATTAATCAG GTCTATGACACTAGCGGAGCATATCTTTATTTAGCTGGACGGGGTTACTTTTGGATACCGATGGTCTTTTTGGCAGAAATTGTTCAAACATTTATCTTGGCCGATTTCTGCTACTATTACATAAAGAG TGTCATTAGCGGTCAACTTTTGGTCCGCCTGCCGCAGCCGGTGTAG